Part of the Streptococcus ilei genome is shown below.
GTTCTCCATATGCCAGAAGGAACAGAGAAGCTTGTCCTTGAAATGGGACAGGACCATCTGGGAGATATCCATCTCCTCTCAGAAATTGCCCATCCTAAGGCAGCAATCGTGACCCTCATTGGGGAAGCTCACTTGGAGTTTTTCAAAGATCGCACAGAAATCGCTAAAGGGAAATTGCAAATTGCGGACGGTATGCCAGCTGGTGGCTTGCTCCTAGTACCGGCCGATCCCATTGTAGAGGATTTTTTACCCAACCAACAAGAGCTTGTGCGCTTTGGTGAAGGAGCAGATATCCGCATTACCAAGTTGGAGGAACGCAAGGACAGCCTAACCTTTGAAGCGAATTTCTTATCAGATGCTATTGACTTACCTGTCACAGGCAAATACAATGCGACCAATGCCATGATTGCGGCCTATGTTGCCTTGAAAGAAGGAGTCAGTGAAGAGGCCATCCGTGCAAGCTTTAAAGGCTTAGAGCTTACTAAGAACCGTACAGAATGGAAGAAGGCAAGTAACGGAGCGGATATCCTATCCGATGTCTACAATGCCAATCCGACGGCCATGCGCCTGATTTTAGAAACCTTCTCGACCATTCCTGCCAATCCAAATGGCCGCAAGCTAGCGGTCTTAGCGGATATGAAAGAACTAGGGGAGCAATCTATTGATCTGCACAACCAAATGATTCTCAGCCTGTCACCGGATGTCTTGGATACCGTTATTTTCTACGGTCAAGATATTGCGGGACTGGCTCAATTAGCGAGTCAGATGTTCCCACTCGGACATGTCTATTATTTCAAAAAGACCGCTGAGAAAGACCAGTTTGAGGACCTGGTCAAACAAGTCAAGGAAAGCTTAAAAGAGCAGGACCAAATCCTCATCAAGGGAAGCAATTCTATGAATTTAGCCAAATTGGTAGAGGAGTTGGAGAATGGCGAGTAATAATGTGCTAAAGAACATTCAGCGCTTGATTTCAATCACTAATACAGGCTTAGCGTTCTCAAAAGATCCATTTGATCAAGAGCGCTATCAGGATATTCGTGCCATTTTACAGGATCTTGTGAGAGAAGCGACTGATTTGAATCCACAAGAATTATCGGATTTGTTTCGCCCGACAGACCATTACGACACTCCCTTGATTGATGTTAGGGCATGGATTGTCAAAGATGGAAAACTTTGTCTGGTGAAAGGTCAGGGAGAAGAGACCTGGGCCTTGCCGGGTGGCTTTGGTGAGGTTGGCTATTCTCCGACGGAAAACATTTTAAAGGAAATCCAAGAAGAAACGGGCTATTCTGCGCGTGTAATCAGATTGTTGGCAGTATTTGATACCAATCGCTACCAATTGCAAAGTCGCCAATATGTGAAATTGGTATTTGAATGTGAATTATTAGATGGAAATTTTGAAAAGAACCAGGAAATTTCCGACCTTGCCTTTTTTGAGAGAGAAAAAATACCTGCTCTTTCTACCAAGCGCAATACAGAAGAACAATTGAACTTCCTTTGGGAGGTCTATGATGGGAAACGAGATTTGTATTGTGATTAAAAACGATCTATAAATTAAAGGAATATGAAAATGACACTTTGGGATTTATTGTTTACAAACCAAAAATCAGCCCCGCCTGAATTTGGGCTCTGGTATTTCATTCTGCCAGCTTCTTTGTTGGTGGTTGGCTACTTTTCCATCAGATATGCGCAGTCCAAAAGCTACCAACGCTTTTGGTATTGGGCGCAGTTGATCCAAGTCTTGACTATTAATGCTTGGTATATTCTTGCCCACATGCCTTTGACGGATAATTTGCCGTTCTATCATTGCCGTTTGGCCATGCTGGTGATTCTCTTTGCCCCTAAAGGGACCTATATCAAGCAATATTTTGCTCTCTTGGGAGTTCTAGGATCGATTGCGGCCTTGGTTTACCCAGCCTTTGATCCCTTCCCTTTCCCTCATATCACCGTTCTGAATCTCATTTTCAGTCACTGGGCCTTGCTTGCCAATAGTTTGATTTACCTACAGGATCATTATCAATCTGAAAAGCAAGACAGTTTGAGAATTGTCAAGATCACCTTTGGCATGAATGCCTTGATTTTCTTGGTTAACCTATTGACGAAAGGGGATTATGGCTTCTTACGGCGTCCACCAATCATTGGGGACCATGGTGCTCTCCTGAACTACTTTTTGGTTAGCTTGGTGATGGTAGCTGGAATTTGCTTGGTCAACCAGCGTTATAAGTACAAATACAAGATGGTTGAAGAGACGGTCGTTTCACGTTCAGAATAGAAAATTGATGAGCTGAGGTTAGGAAATCATGCCACTTTGGGATTTATTTTTCACCAGTCAACCAACGGCCCCTCCTCAATTGGGAGCTTGGTACTTTTTGTTGCCGACCTCATTGATGGTGGTAGGCTATCTGTCTATTCGATTTGCTTCTTCCAAAGGCTATCAAAACTTTTGGTATTGGGGGCAATTGATTCAGTTGCTGATAATCAACTCTTGGTATATTGCAGCACACTTACCTTTTTCAGAGAGCCTGCCCTTCTATCATAGTCGGATGGCTATGTGGATAATTCTTTTGGCTCCCAAGGGAAGCTTCAAGCAATATTTTGCTCTTGTTGGTGTCTTTGGGTCCATCATGGCCTTGGTTCATCCCGTCTTTTATCCCTATCCCTTTCCTCATGTATCCTCGATCAACAATGTTTTTGGCCACTGGGCCCTCTTGGCCAATTGCTTGATCTATCTGGTCCAATTCTACCAAGTAGAAGAAGGAGACGTTTGGAAGATCTGTCAGATGACCTTTGGTGTCAACGCTATTATTCAGCTTGCTAATCTCGTAACGGGTGGAAATTACGGCTTTATGCGTCGTCCTCCTGTAATTGGCGATCATGGGCTCGTGTTCAATTACTTGATTGTGACTATCCTGATGACAGGAACCCTCATCCTGATCAATCATCTTATTAAGTCCAGTAAGAAAAGAAAAAGAACATCTGAATCCGTTTAATAAGGAGACCTTATGCATCATTTTTTTACAACTGAATCCACTGTACCACCTGTTATACCGCTCCTTTGGTATGGGGTCATGGTTCTTTTAATCGTAATGGCAGTATGGGCTTCATTACGTTACTATCAAAATGAACAATTTCGGAAGATTTTTCGAAACTTACAAATATTTCAATTGATCTGTCTCTATATCTGGTATTTTGCTTTTCAGCTTCCCTGGTCCAATAGTTTACCCTTGTACCATTGTCGGTTGGCTATGTTTGCTGTTTTGCTGTTGCCAGACCGATGGAAGAGCAAGCAGTTCTTTGCCTTGATGGGAGTGAGTGGAGCGATCTTTGCCTTGGGCTATCCAGTCTTTGATCCCTACACCTTCCCTCATATTACGAGCTTTTCTTTCCTCCTCGGGCATTACTGTCTTTTGGTTAATTCTTTGATTTATCTCTTGAGATGCTATGATTCGAGCCTCTTAAAAAATCGAGAGATTGTTCTCTATACTTTCGTTTTGGATCTATTTCTAGTCGGCGTCAACCAAGTCACTGGAGGGAATTATGGACTCATGGCCCGGCCACCGATTATCAAAGGGGACAGCCTCTTGGTGAATTACGTCGTGGTCTCTAGCATCTTAGCAGCAGCCTTGCTTCTCTTTAATGTATTTTTCAGTCGTAAGCCTGCAAGAGAAAGAGTTCTTCGATAAAAAGAAAAAGGAGGGTGGGACCATCAGTCTCAGCCTTCTTTTAGTTAATAGGAGTTTGAAATGAAGAGGTTTTTACTAGTCATTGTCATCTTGTGTGGCTTATTTTTTACGGTTAGTCCGGCTCAGGCAGATGATGAAGTTCGTTATTCGATTGAGTCCTATGTGGGACACCTCCACTTGCAGGAAGATAGCCAGGCGACATTTACGCAAGAGATTACCTACATTTTTTCAACTGGCTACAATGGACAGTATGTAACGTTAGGAAGTGTAGATCCTCTTCCCAAAGGATTTAAAATCCATGAAAATCCTCAAGTGGAAGCTTATGTGGATGGGGAAAAACGAGAGATCCGTGTAGAAGAATCGGATCTCGGAAATGGACGTCTATTAAAAATCTACAATTCGAGGATTGTTGGTGGCAAAGTTACCATCAAGGTTGTATGGAAGATTGATCATATTCTAGAACTGTATTCCGATATCGCCGAGCTCAATTGGTTCCCCATTTCAGATGGGGATGAGGACGTCGCGAAATTAGATTTTTATGTGGATGGCTTGGATGCCAAGCAGGGAGAGTTGTATGCTCATACCGGTTATTTTAATCCACCAGCCCAGATTGAACGGACTGAGACTGGCTATCACATTCAGTTATGGAACTTCCCAAAGAATGGAAAATTGGAGCTCCACGCATACTGGCCCATGACAGAAGCTCTACGTCGAGGCCAATCTAATGAGATTAAAAAGGAAAAGGGAAAGGATAAATTTCTTAAAAAAGAAAAATCCATTCAACAAAAAACAGTCATCTACAAGACACTGTTTCTCAGAGTCATTCCAATTGTAGCAATTCTTTTATTTGTTCTAGCTTTCATTCCATGGATCCGCTATATGATCAGTACCAGAACTCGTCGGATTGCAAAGGGAGTACGATTATACGAACCTCCACAGAATTTGCCACCCTTTGTCCTAGCCAAGGCCTTGTATCAACTTGATTTTGAACAGATGGTCATGTCTAGAGAGAAAGGTCAACTAAAATTTAATCATCTCATCCAAGCAAGTATTTTGGATCTCATTGATCGAGGAAATCTTCGTTTGACGAGAGATGACAATGGGGGAACCTTGACCTGTCTACACCATGAAGGCTTGGCTGATTTTGAATTGAAGTTTATTGAAATGATCTTTGATCAAGAAACTGAAATCAGGATCAGCGAAGTATTTTCAAAGTATAAAATTAATCAAGCAGCCCTAAAAAAGGATTTTCGAGCTGCTAAAACAGACACACAAAGAGACCGTATTCGAAAGGTCGGAAGTGACGTTCGATCGCTTTTACAAAAGGATGCCCAGCAATTGTCAAAAGGTGTCGATAAGGAAATTGCGAAATTAGGTTTGCCCTCTTATTTTAGAGACTTATCTGAGACGGAGGCAGCTTTTTCAAAAACAGGCTGTGCCTTACACTTTTGGCTCTTACTGATCTTGTTTGTGAGCATGTGTTTCTTATCTTTTGGATTTGGTTCATACCTATCTTCATTCTATTTTTGGACTATTTTATGTTTGATTTTGTTATTCATTCCATTTTATATTGTTATGAAACTTCGTGAAGATCATCTACAATCCTTAGAGAACTTGGATTCACAATTTGAATGGATGGCCTTTCGAAATATGATTGAAAGTATTCCAAATTTCAATCAAGCAGAACTTGAGAGTGTTGTCCTATGGAATCGTATCTTAGTCTATGCGACCTTGTATGGCCAAGCTATAAAAGTGAGTCAGGTACTCCAAAATCATCAGATTTCCGTGCCATATGAAGACTGGGACACTGTTCTTTGGCTGACATCCTCTCCAAATACCTTCCTAGACGGTTCTACCTTGATGAACTATGCAGATGATTCCTATAGTGTTTCAAGCTTCTCTATTAACTCCTCAGATGGCAGTGGTGGCTTTGACGGCGGTGGCTTTTCTGATGGCGGTGGTGGTGGAGGATTTGGAGCCTTCTAATAGCCCTTGTGATTGAATGAAGTCTGGGATGTAGAACCATTGTAGTTCTCCCTCAGGCTTTTAATTTATAAATACACTGATGATTGAAAAAAGGCTCTATTTCCGCTATAATAAGTTAGTTAAGGTAAAAGGAGAGAACCAATGTAGAAGGATCCTACTTACTAAAAAATATGCTTTTAAAAAATAACTGAGGATGAAAGAATGACAATCACTGACGAAATTAAAAAACGCCGTACCTTTGCCATTATCTCTCACCCGGACGCGGGGAAGACAACCATTACTGAGCAGTTGCTCTACTTTGGAGGAGAGATTCGGGAAGCAGGTACCGTAAAAGGAAAGAAAACAGGGACTTTTGCAAAATCTGACTGGATGGATATCGAGAAACAACGTGGGATTTCGGTAACTTCATCTGTGATGCAGTTTGACTACGACGGCAAACGAGTAAATATCCTAGACACTCCAGGGCACGAAGACTTCTCAGAAGATACTTATCGGACCCTGATGGCGGTGGATGCTGCGGTCATGGTAGTGGACTCTGCCAAGGGTATTGAGGCCCAAACTAAGAAATTGTTTGAGGTTGTCAAACACCGTGGGATTCCAGTCTTCACTTTTATGAATAAACTGGACCGTGACGGTCGTGAACCACTAGATCTCTTACAAGAATTGGAAGAAGTATTGGGCATCGCTAGTTACCCAATGAACTGGCCAATCGGGATGGGGAAAGCCTTTGAGGGACTCTATGACCTCTATAACCAACGCTTGGAACTCTACAAAGGGGATGAACGTTTTGCCAGCCTAGAGGATGGCGATAAACTTTTTGCTAGCAATCCATTCTATGAACAAGTAAAAGATGATATTGAGCTTTTGAATGAAGCAGGAAATGAATTTTCAGAAGAAGCTATCCTTGCAGGTGAATTAACTCCAGTCTTCTTCGGTTCGGCTCTTACCAACTTTGGTGTGCAGACTTTCTTGGAAACCTTCCTCAAGTTTGCTCCAGAGCCACACGGCCACAAGAAGACAGGTGGAGAAATTGTCGATCCTTATGACAAGGATTTCTCAGGATTTGTCTTTAAAATCCAAGCCAATATGGACCCTCGTCACCGCGACCGGATTGCTTTTGTTCGGATCGTGTCTGGTGAATTTGAGAGGGGGATGAGTGTCAATCTGCCTCGTACTGGTAAGAGTGCTAAGTTATCTAATGTCACCCAGTTTATGGCAGAAAGCCGTGAGAATGTCACCAATGCCGTAGCAGGAGACATCATTGGGGTCTACGATACAGGTACGTATCAGGTCGGGGATACGCTGACTGTTGGGAAGAATAAGTTTGAATTTGAACCACTGCCAACCTTTACTCCTGAAATCTTCATGAAGGTATCTGCCAAGAATGTCATGAAGCAAAAGTCCTTCCATAAGGGAATCGAGCAATTGGTACAAGAAGGAGCCATCCAGCTCTATACCAACTACCAAACGGGTGAATACATGTTGGGTGCTGTTGGTCAATTGCAGTTTGAAGTCTTTAAGCACCGGATGGAAAATGAATACAATGCCGAAGTGGTGATGAGCCCAATGGGTAAAAAGACGGTTCGCTGGATCAAACCAGAAGATCTAGATGAACGCATGTCTTCAAGCCGAAACATCCTGGCCAAAGACCGCTTTGACCAACCTGTTTTCCTCTTTGAAAACGACTTTGCTCTCCGTTGGTTTGCGGACAAGTATCCAGATGTTGAACTAGAGGAAAAGATGTAAATTGTTACAAATGACTAGCAACATAAAGTTGCTGTCATTTGACGGTAAC
Proteins encoded:
- a CDS encoding YwaF family protein, with the translated sequence MHHFFTTESTVPPVIPLLWYGVMVLLIVMAVWASLRYYQNEQFRKIFRNLQIFQLICLYIWYFAFQLPWSNSLPLYHCRLAMFAVLLLPDRWKSKQFFALMGVSGAIFALGYPVFDPYTFPHITSFSFLLGHYCLLVNSLIYLLRCYDSSLLKNREIVLYTFVLDLFLVGVNQVTGGNYGLMARPPIIKGDSLLVNYVVVSSILAAALLLFNVFFSRKPARERVLR
- a CDS encoding peptide chain release factor 3, yielding MTITDEIKKRRTFAIISHPDAGKTTITEQLLYFGGEIREAGTVKGKKTGTFAKSDWMDIEKQRGISVTSSVMQFDYDGKRVNILDTPGHEDFSEDTYRTLMAVDAAVMVVDSAKGIEAQTKKLFEVVKHRGIPVFTFMNKLDRDGREPLDLLQELEEVLGIASYPMNWPIGMGKAFEGLYDLYNQRLELYKGDERFASLEDGDKLFASNPFYEQVKDDIELLNEAGNEFSEEAILAGELTPVFFGSALTNFGVQTFLETFLKFAPEPHGHKKTGGEIVDPYDKDFSGFVFKIQANMDPRHRDRIAFVRIVSGEFERGMSVNLPRTGKSAKLSNVTQFMAESRENVTNAVAGDIIGVYDTGTYQVGDTLTVGKNKFEFEPLPTFTPEIFMKVSAKNVMKQKSFHKGIEQLVQEGAIQLYTNYQTGEYMLGAVGQLQFEVFKHRMENEYNAEVVMSPMGKKTVRWIKPEDLDERMSSSRNILAKDRFDQPVFLFENDFALRWFADKYPDVELEEKM
- a CDS encoding YwaF family protein is translated as MTLWDLLFTNQKSAPPEFGLWYFILPASLLVVGYFSIRYAQSKSYQRFWYWAQLIQVLTINAWYILAHMPLTDNLPFYHCRLAMLVILFAPKGTYIKQYFALLGVLGSIAALVYPAFDPFPFPHITVLNLIFSHWALLANSLIYLQDHYQSEKQDSLRIVKITFGMNALIFLVNLLTKGDYGFLRRPPIIGDHGALLNYFLVSLVMVAGICLVNQRYKYKYKMVEETVVSRSE
- a CDS encoding YwaF family protein, which produces MPLWDLFFTSQPTAPPQLGAWYFLLPTSLMVVGYLSIRFASSKGYQNFWYWGQLIQLLIINSWYIAAHLPFSESLPFYHSRMAMWIILLAPKGSFKQYFALVGVFGSIMALVHPVFYPYPFPHVSSINNVFGHWALLANCLIYLVQFYQVEEGDVWKICQMTFGVNAIIQLANLVTGGNYGFMRRPPVIGDHGLVFNYLIVTILMTGTLILINHLIKSSKKRKRTSESV
- a CDS encoding UDP-N-acetylmuramoyl-tripeptide--D-alanyl-D-alanine ligase — protein: MNVTLHEVARVLAIRNDISQFEDFDLQKPEFDSRLIGPGDLFVPLKGARDGHDFIETAFENGAVATLSEKEVEGHPYLLVDDVLGAFQKLAQYVLEKSQVDVLAVTGSNGKTTTKDMLAQLLSTTYKTYKTQGNYNNEIGLPYTVLHMPEGTEKLVLEMGQDHLGDIHLLSEIAHPKAAIVTLIGEAHLEFFKDRTEIAKGKLQIADGMPAGGLLLVPADPIVEDFLPNQQELVRFGEGADIRITKLEERKDSLTFEANFLSDAIDLPVTGKYNATNAMIAAYVALKEGVSEEAIRASFKGLELTKNRTEWKKASNGADILSDVYNANPTAMRLILETFSTIPANPNGRKLAVLADMKELGEQSIDLHNQMILSLSPDVLDTVIFYGQDIAGLAQLASQMFPLGHVYYFKKTAEKDQFEDLVKQVKESLKEQDQILIKGSNSMNLAKLVEELENGE
- a CDS encoding DUF2207 domain-containing protein, which codes for MKRFLLVIVILCGLFFTVSPAQADDEVRYSIESYVGHLHLQEDSQATFTQEITYIFSTGYNGQYVTLGSVDPLPKGFKIHENPQVEAYVDGEKREIRVEESDLGNGRLLKIYNSRIVGGKVTIKVVWKIDHILELYSDIAELNWFPISDGDEDVAKLDFYVDGLDAKQGELYAHTGYFNPPAQIERTETGYHIQLWNFPKNGKLELHAYWPMTEALRRGQSNEIKKEKGKDKFLKKEKSIQQKTVIYKTLFLRVIPIVAILLFVLAFIPWIRYMISTRTRRIAKGVRLYEPPQNLPPFVLAKALYQLDFEQMVMSREKGQLKFNHLIQASILDLIDRGNLRLTRDDNGGTLTCLHHEGLADFELKFIEMIFDQETEIRISEVFSKYKINQAALKKDFRAAKTDTQRDRIRKVGSDVRSLLQKDAQQLSKGVDKEIAKLGLPSYFRDLSETEAAFSKTGCALHFWLLLILFVSMCFLSFGFGSYLSSFYFWTILCLILLFIPFYIVMKLREDHLQSLENLDSQFEWMAFRNMIESIPNFNQAELESVVLWNRILVYATLYGQAIKVSQVLQNHQISVPYEDWDTVLWLTSSPNTFLDGSTLMNYADDSYSVSSFSINSSDGSGGFDGGGFSDGGGGGGFGAF
- a CDS encoding NUDIX hydrolase, whose product is MASNNVLKNIQRLISITNTGLAFSKDPFDQERYQDIRAILQDLVREATDLNPQELSDLFRPTDHYDTPLIDVRAWIVKDGKLCLVKGQGEETWALPGGFGEVGYSPTENILKEIQEETGYSARVIRLLAVFDTNRYQLQSRQYVKLVFECELLDGNFEKNQEISDLAFFEREKIPALSTKRNTEEQLNFLWEVYDGKRDLYCD